The Sorex araneus isolate mSorAra2 chromosome 5, mSorAra2.pri, whole genome shotgun sequence genome has a segment encoding these proteins:
- the CD40 gene encoding tumor necrosis factor receptor superfamily member 5 isoform X1 yields MVRLALQSLFWGCLLTPVLPESPAACRENQYSIDGQCCDLCQPGKKLVKDCSEAAGTECISCGQDEFLGTWNREPRCHQHRYCDHNLGLRVLREGTPETDTTCTCAEGQHCTSEACESCVPHSPCAPGSGVRQTATGTQDTVCEACPVGFFSNVSSAFDKCRPWRSCEALGLVELRAGTNVTDAVCGVQDRTRTLVALPVVLAILCMALVVPACIWKWSKKKPEEGTKLQDLPTPQPEESEYLSPVQETLLRCQPVAQEDGKESRVSVQERL; encoded by the exons ATGGTCCGTCTGGCACTGCAGAGTCTCTTCTGGGGCTGCCTGCTGACCCCC GTCCTCCCAGAATCACCCGCTGCATGCAGAGAGAACCAGTACTCGATAGACGGCCAGTGCTGTGATCTGTGCCAGCCAG GAAAGAAGCTGGTGAAGGACTGCTCGGAGGCGGCTGGCACCGAGTGTATTTCTTGCGGTCAAGATGAATTCCTGGGCACTTGGAACAGAGAGCCCCGCTGTCACCAGCACCGCTACTGTGACCACA ACCTAGGGCTGCGGGTCCTGAGGGAGGGGACGCCGGAAACGGACACCACCTGCACGTGTGCGGAAGGCCAGCACTGTACCAGCGAGGCCTGTGAGAGCTGTGTCCCACACAGCCCCTGCGCCCCGGGCTCCGGGGTCCGGCAGACGG ctACCGGGACCCAGGACACCGTCTGTGAAGCCTGCCCCGTCGGCTTCTTCTCCAATGTGTCGTCTGCTTTTGACAAGTGTCGCCCGTGGAGAAG CTGTGAGGCCCTCGGGCTGGTGGAGCTTCGGGCGGGGACAAACGTGACAGACGCTGTCTGTG GTGTCCAGGATCGGACGAGGACGCTGGTGGCGCTCCCCGTCGTGCTGGCCATCCTGTGCATGGCCCTGGTGGTGCCCGCCTGCATCT GGAAGTGGAGCAAGAAGAAGCCCGAGGAG GGCACCAAGCTTCAGGACCTGCCGACACCCCAGCCCGAGGAGTCCGAGTACCTGTCCCCGGTGCAGGAGACACTGCTCAGGTGCCAGCCTGTGGCCCAGGAGGACGGCAAGGAGAGCCGCGTCTCTGTGCAGGAGAGACTCTGA
- the CD40 gene encoding tumor necrosis factor receptor superfamily member 5 isoform X2 has protein sequence MVRLALQSLFWGCLLTPVLPESPAACRENQYSIDGQCCDLCQPGKKLVKDCSEAAGTECISCGQDEFLGTWNREPRCHQHRYCDHNLGLRVLREGTPETDTTCTCAEGQHCTSEACESCVPHSPCAPGSGVRQTATGTQDTVCEACPVGFFSNVSSAFDKCRPWRSCEALGLVELRAGTNVTDAVCGKWSKKKPEEGTKLQDLPTPQPEESEYLSPVQETLLRCQPVAQEDGKESRVSVQERL, from the exons ATGGTCCGTCTGGCACTGCAGAGTCTCTTCTGGGGCTGCCTGCTGACCCCC GTCCTCCCAGAATCACCCGCTGCATGCAGAGAGAACCAGTACTCGATAGACGGCCAGTGCTGTGATCTGTGCCAGCCAG GAAAGAAGCTGGTGAAGGACTGCTCGGAGGCGGCTGGCACCGAGTGTATTTCTTGCGGTCAAGATGAATTCCTGGGCACTTGGAACAGAGAGCCCCGCTGTCACCAGCACCGCTACTGTGACCACA ACCTAGGGCTGCGGGTCCTGAGGGAGGGGACGCCGGAAACGGACACCACCTGCACGTGTGCGGAAGGCCAGCACTGTACCAGCGAGGCCTGTGAGAGCTGTGTCCCACACAGCCCCTGCGCCCCGGGCTCCGGGGTCCGGCAGACGG ctACCGGGACCCAGGACACCGTCTGTGAAGCCTGCCCCGTCGGCTTCTTCTCCAATGTGTCGTCTGCTTTTGACAAGTGTCGCCCGTGGAGAAG CTGTGAGGCCCTCGGGCTGGTGGAGCTTCGGGCGGGGACAAACGTGACAGACGCTGTCTGTG GGAAGTGGAGCAAGAAGAAGCCCGAGGAG GGCACCAAGCTTCAGGACCTGCCGACACCCCAGCCCGAGGAGTCCGAGTACCTGTCCCCGGTGCAGGAGACACTGCTCAGGTGCCAGCCTGTGGCCCAGGAGGACGGCAAGGAGAGCCGCGTCTCTGTGCAGGAGAGACTCTGA